The genomic DNA CGGGCAGCGCCTCGCCGGCGGAGGAGCACATGCGCAAGGCCACGGCTTCGCGCGCCGGCAGCTTCGGCGAGGCGAGCATGCCGGCAAAGCCGGTGGGCGCACCGAAGAACACCGTGGGTCTGTGCTCCACCCAGCGGCGGAAGGTGGCGTCGGGCGTGGGCCGCTCGGCCATCAGCACCACGGTCGCACCGACCGACAGCGGGAAGGTCAGCGCATTGCCGAGGCCGTACGCGAAGTACATCTTGGCGGCCGAGAAGCACACGTCGTTCTCGGTCAGCCCGAGCACCGGCTTGCCGTAGAGCTCGGCCGTCCACCACAGGTTGGCGTGGGTGTGGACCGTGCCCTTGGGCTTGCCGGTGGAGCCGGAGGAGTACAGCCAGAAGCCGGGGTCGTCGCAGGCCGTGGCTGCGGGCGCTGCCATCGGCAGGGCGGCAGCGAGCGCGGCTTCGAATTCCTGCGCGCCGTCGGGCAACGCGCCCGCCGGCTGCGAGACGATCAGCGTGTGCACTTCATGTGCGCCGCGGCCCATGGCCTCCTGCAGCGTGGGCAGCAGCGCGCCCGACACCAGCGCGGCCTGCGCGCGGCTGTGTTCGAGCATGTAGGCGTAGTCCTCGGGCGTGAGCAGCGTGTTGACGGCGACGGGAACGATGCCGGCATAGAGGCAGCCCAGAAAACTCACGGGCCAGTCGCTGCTGTCGAGCATCAGAAGCAGCACGCGCTCTTCGCGCCGCACGCCGGCGGCCTTGAGCGCGGCGGCCAGGCGGCGCGCGCGGTCTTCGAGCTGGCCGTAGCTCAGCGTGCCGCGGTCGTCGATGTAGGCCGTGCGGCCGGCGCGGCCGCGGTTGAGGGCGAACAGGTGTTCGGCGAAATTGAATCGTGCGGGTGGGCTCATCGTGTGTCTCCGTGGGGCCTGTGCTTTTCTCTAGAGGCCGAGGTGGGCGAGCACGCCGGGGCTCGCCTGGACGGCGCTGCGGCGATGGTAGAAGTCCAGCGCGCGCAGGCCGCCAAGCTCGGCGCCGCCGCCCGCGCGGCCCGGACCGCCGTGCAGCGACATCGGCATCACGTTGCCGTGGCCGGTGTGGGCCTGTGCCACCTCGGGCGAGATCACGTGCACGCGGCCGTGGCTCGGCGCGACGGCGAGTGCGGCTTGCGCCAGCGCGGCGTCGTCGCCGCCATAGAGCGAAGTCACGAGCGAGCCCTGGCCACGGTGTGCCAGCGCGATGCCGTGCGCCAAATCGCGGTACGGCAGCAGCGTGGCGACCGGCCCGAACACTTCCACGTCATGCACGCGCTGCGCCGCATCGGCATCGCGCGCGCCCAGCAGCACGGGGCCGATGCAGGCGGCCACGGACGGTTCGGCATCGATCAGCGGCGTGTTGCGGCCGTCGTACAGCAGGCTGGCCTGCGCAGACAGTGCCTCCAGGCCTTCGCTCACGGCCTTCATCTGCGCCCGGCTCACGAGCGCACCCATGCGCACGCTCTCGTTGCGCGGATTGCCGACCGTGATGCCCGCGAGCTTGGCGCTGATGGCTTCGGCCGCCGCGTCATAGAGCTCGGCCGGCACGAGGATGCGGCGGATCGCGGTGCACTTCTGGCCCGATTTCACCGTCATCTCGCGCACCACTTCGCGCACGAGCAGGTTGAAGGCCTCGCTGCCGGGGGCGGCGCCGGGCAGCAGCAAGGCGCTGTTGAGGCTGTCGGCCTCGATGTTCGCGCGCACCGAGCGCCCGGCCACGGCGGCGTGCGAGCGGATCACCGCGGCGGTCTCGGCCGAGCCGGTGAAAGAGACCACGTCGAAGGGCTGGAGCTGGTCCATCAGGCCGGCCGAGCTGCCGCAGATGACGGAGAGTGCGCCGGCGGGTAGCACGCCCGCATCGACCACGTCCCGCACCATGCGCTGCGTGAGCCAGGCGGTGGCCGTGGCGGGCTTCACGATCACGGGCACGCCAGAGAGCAGCGCCGGCGCGGCTTTTTCCCACAGGCCCCATGAGGGGAAATTGAAGGCATTGATGAAAAGCGCCACGCCGTGCGTCGGCACCTGCAGGTGCTGCGACTGGAACACCGGCTCCTTGCCGAGCTTGACCGCGTCGCCGTCGCGCAGCGCGCGCACGTCGCCGAGCGCATCGCCCCACTTCGCGTACTGGCCCAGCGTGAAGATCGCGCCGTCGATGTCGACGGCTGAATCGTTCTTCACCGTGCCGGAGTTCGCGGTGGCGATCTCGTAGTAGGCATCGCGGTTCGCCTGCAGCACCTTCACGATGGCGCCGAGCAGCCCGGCACGCTCGCGGTAGCTGAGGGCGCGCAGCGCGCGGCCGCCCTGTTCGCGCGCAAAGGCAAAGGCGGCGGCCAGGTCGAGGCCGGAGGCGTCGACGCGCACGAGCTCGGTGCCCAGCACCGGGTCGAAGAGCGGCGTGCCGGCGCCCGATCCGCCTTGCCAGCGGCCGGCGATGTAATTGGGGAGGAGTTCGGTCATGCGGTGAACTTGATCTGCCCTTCGGGCAGGAGATAGAGAACCAGGGCGCGGCCGTTCGCCACGGTCGGCTGGTGCGCGGTGCCCGGCCCGTAGACGCAGCAGCCCGCGGGCCGGCCGTCGAAGGTGGCGCCGGGGCTGCCTTCGAGCGGCATGATCAGGTCGATCTCGCCGTTCGGATGGGTGTGGTGCGGCCCCGCGATGTCCTGCATGTCGACCACGTCGACCGAGAAGCGGTGCAGCGCGTCCTCGGCCTTGAACACGCGGCCGTAGCGGATGCCGCCGCCTTCGCGCTCGCACAGCCAGCCTTCGGCCACGCCGCCGATGCAGGCCTGGCGCAGCGCCTCGAAGCGCGCGCTGCCCGCGCCATGGGTGGCGTTGAGCCACTGGTCGAGTTGTTCATCGAGCGGCCGGCCGGCGATTTCGGCGGCCAGGCCGGCAATCAACTGATGAAATGCTTCCTTGCTGGACATTGGCGGGCTTCCTTTTTGGAGGCTGGCTGGCAGGGTGAATGGCTCAGCGAACTTTTGGACTACCTTGCAGGATTGGTGCGCGTGCAGTATCTTGCTTGTGGCCGAACAATAAGCATCGACTCCATGGGTGTCAAGCAATATAGTGCATCTATGGTGTTTACCCTGAGCGCGCACAATCCCGGCCAAGAACGAGGACATGCATGAACGAGCACGTAGACGCGGTGCTGGCCCCCGCGCCCGAAGAAGGCCACCGCGCCGGCAACCCGGCGGCACCGGCCGCGGAGGCCAAGAATCCATTGCTGGCGGCATTGGGCGAGCGCGTGCGCAACCTGCGCGCGCAGCGCGGCCTCACGCGCAAGGCGGTGGCCATTGCGGCCGACGTGTCGGAGCGGCACCTGGCCAATCTCGAATACGGCATCGGCAATGCGTCGATCCTGGTGCTGCAGCAGGTGGCTGGCGCGCTGCATTGTTCGCTGGCCGAGCTGGTCGGCGACGTGACCACCAGTTCGCCCGAATGGCTGCTGATCCGCGAGCTGCTCGAGAACCGCAGCGAGGCCGACCTGCGCCGCGTGCGCGTGGCGGTGGGTGAGTTGCTGGGCACGGCCTCGGTCGATCCGGCGCGCCACCGCCGCATCGCGCTCGTGGGCCTGCGCGGCGCGGGCAAGTCGACGCTCGGCCAGATGCTGGCCGACGACCTCGACGTGCCCTTCGTGGAGCTGAGCCGCGACATCGAGAAGCTCGCGGGCTGCAGCGTGCGCGAGATCCACGACCTCTATGGCACCAATGCCTACCGCCGCTACGAGCGCCGCGCGCTCGAGGAAACCATCCAGATCTACGGCGAGGTGGTCATCGCCACGCCGGGCGGCATCGTCTCGGACCCGGCCACCTTCAACGAATTGCTCGCGCACTGCACCACCGTGTGGCTGCAGGCCGCGCCCGAGGAGCACATGGGCCGCGTGGCCGCCCAGGGCGACACCCGCCCCATGGCGGCCAGCAAGGAAGCCATGGAAGACCTGCGCCGCATCCTGAACGGCCGCGCCGCCTTCTATTCGAAGGCCGATCTCTCGGTGGACACCAGCGGCAAGACGCTGGCGCAGAGCTTCCAGGCGCTGCGCGCCGTGGCGCGCCAGTCCATGGGGATTGCCTAGGCTCGCCCCCAGTCTTCGCGCACTTTGTGTCGCTACGCCAACCCCCTACCGGGGGCAACACCAGCGGCCCGGCAAAGCCGGTTCCGCGGTGTTCGCTGGAAAAAAGGCCGCCTCAATGTCTGGCCATGCCTGAAATCTGAAAAAAAGAGATTCAGGCATTGACTTGCCTGTTCGCATGCAGCATGATGCATGTCATCGGAACCGGAGTGTGCATTATTTTTCCGGTTTACATCTGCCCCCACAGGAGACTTCCGTATGACCGAGACCACGACCCTTCAGGCGCCCCCGCGCGTCGACTACCGCATCGAACCCGCGCAATACAGGCACTGGAAGCTCAGCTTCGAAGGCCCGGTGGCGCGGCTGGTGCTCGACATCGCGGAAGACGGCGGCATCCGCCCCGGCTACAAGCTCAAGCTCAACAGCTACGACCTGGGCGTGGACATCGAGCTCAACGACGCGCTCAACCGCGTGCGCTTCGAGCATCCCGAGGTGCGCAGCGTGATCGTCACCAGCGGCAAGGACCGCATCTTCTGCTCGGGCGCCAACATCTTCATGCTCGGCGTCTCGAGCCATGCCTGGAAGGTGAACTTCTGCAAGTTCACCAACGAGACGCGCAACGGCATCGAGGATTCGTCGAAGCATTCGGGCCTGAAGTTCATCGCGGCCGTGAACGGCGCCTGCGCCGGCGGCGGCTACGAGCTGGCGCTGGCCTGCGACGAGATCCTGCTGGTGGACGACCGCTCTTCCGCCGTCTCGCTGCCCGAAGTGCCGCTGCTCGGCGTGCTGCCCGGCACCGGCGGCCTGACCCGCGTGACCGACAAGCGCCATGTGCGCCATGACCTGGCCGACATCTTCTGCACCAGCGTCGAAGGCGTGCGCGGCCAGCGCGCGGTCGAATGGCGCCTGGTCGATGCCGTGGCCAAGCCCGCGCAGTTCGCCGCCGCCGTGCAGGAGCGTGCTGCGCAGCTCGCCGCTGCGAGCGACCGCCCCGCCAGCGGCAAGGGCGTGGCGCTGACCCGGCTCGAACGCACCGACAGCGCCGACGGCATCGCCTATTCGCACGTCGACGTGAAGATCGACCGCAGCAAGCGCACCGCCACCCTCACCGTCAAGGCACCCGCGGGCACGCAGCCCGCGGACATTGCCGCCATCGAAGCGGCGGGCGCCGCGTGGTGGCCGCTGGCCGTGTGCCGCGAGCTCGACGACGCGATCCTCAACCTGCGCACCAACGAGCTCGACATCGGCACCTGGCTGCTCAAGACCGAGGGCGACGCGCAGGCCGTGCTCGCATCGGACGCCCTGATGCTCGCCCACAAGGACCACTGGCTGGTGCGCGAGACCATCGGCGCGCTACGCCGCACGCTGGCGCGGCTGGACGTGTCGTCGCGCAGCCTGTTTGCGCTGGTCGAGGCGGGCTCCTGCTTTGCCGGCACCTTGGCCGAGCTGGCCTTTGCCGCCGACCGCAGCTATATGCTCGCGCTGCCCGACGATGCCGCGCGCGCACCGAAGCTCGTGCTCAACGAATTCAACTTCGGCTTCTTCCCGATGGTGAACGACCAGAGCCGCCTGCAGCGCCGCTTCTACGAAGAGGCCGCGCCGCTGGACGCCGCCCGCGCCGCCGCCGGCCAGCCGCTCGATGCCGACGAGGCACTGAAGCTCGGCCTCGTCACCGCCGCGCCCGACGACATCGACTGGGACGACGAGATCCGCATCGCCGTCGAGGAGCGCGCCGCCATGTCGCCCGATGCACTCACCGGCCTGGAAGCCAACCTGCGCTTCGCAAGCCGGGAGAACATGGCCACCCGCATCTTCGGCCGGCTCACCGCCTGGCAGAACTGGATCTTCAACCGCCCCAACGCCGTCGGCGAGAAGGGCGCGCTCAAGGTCTACGGCACCGGCGAGAAAGCCGGCTTCGACTTGAACCGCGTTTGAACTGGCAGCCTGAACAACCCAAGGAACAACGATGAGCACGATCAACTACAGCGAGAAGATCCCCAACAACGTCAACCTCGGCGAAGACCGCACGCTGCAGCGCGCGCTCGAAGGCTGGCAGCCCAACTTCATCAACTGGTGGGACGACGTGGGCCCCGAAGGCTCGACCAACCACGAGGTCTACCTGCGCACGGCCGTGAGCGTCGACCCGCAGGGCTGGGCCCAGTTCGGCCACGTGAAGATGCGCGACTACCGCTGGGGCATCTTCCTGAACCCCGGCGACGCCAACCGCGAAATCCACTTCGGCGACCACAAGGGCGAGAAGGCCTGGCAGGACGTGCCCGGCGAGCACCGCGCCAACCTGCGCCGCATCATCGTGACGCAGGGCGACACCGAGCCCGCCTCGGTCGAGCAGCAGCGTCACCTGGGCCTGACCGCGCCGAGTATGTACGACCTGCGCAACCTGTTCCAGATCAACGTGGAAGAGGGCCGCCACCTGTGGGCCATGGTCTACCTGCTGCACAAGCACTTCGGCCGCGACGGCCGCGAGGAGGCCGAGGCGCTCTTGCAGCGCACCTCGGGCGACCAGGACAACCCGCGCATCCTGGGCGCCTTCAACGAGAAGACGCCCGACTGGCTGGCGTTCTTCATGTTCACCTACTTCACCGACCGCGACGGCAAGTTCCAGCTGGCCGCGCTGGCCGAGAGCGCCTTCGATCCGCTCGCGCGCACCACCAAGTTCATGCTGACCGAGGAAGCGCACCACATGTTCGTGGGCGAGAGCGGCGTGTCGCGCGTGCTCGCGCGCACCGCGCAGGTCATGAACGAGCTCAAGACGGACGACCCGCAGAAGGTGCGCGCGGCCGGCGCCATCGACCTGGGCACGATCCAGCGCTACCTGAACTTCCACTACAGCGTGACCATCGACCTGTTCGGCGCCGACCAGTCGAGCAACGCCGCCATCTTCTACAGCTCGGGCCTGAAGGGCCGTTACGAGGAAGGCAAGCGGGGCGACGACCACGTGCTCAAGGGCCAGACCTACAAGGTGCTGGAAGTGAAGGACGGCCAGCTCGTCGAGAAGGACGTGCCGATGCTCAACGCGCTCAACGAAGTGCTGCGCGACGACTTCATCAAGGACTCGGTGGCCGGCGTCGGCCGCTGGAACAAGGTGCTCGAGAAGGCCGGCATTCCGACCCGCCTGACCGTGCCGCACAAGGCCTTCAACCGCC from Variovorax sp. V93 includes the following:
- the boxC gene encoding 2,3-epoxybenzoyl-CoA dihydrolase, which produces MTETTTLQAPPRVDYRIEPAQYRHWKLSFEGPVARLVLDIAEDGGIRPGYKLKLNSYDLGVDIELNDALNRVRFEHPEVRSVIVTSGKDRIFCSGANIFMLGVSSHAWKVNFCKFTNETRNGIEDSSKHSGLKFIAAVNGACAGGGYELALACDEILLVDDRSSAVSLPEVPLLGVLPGTGGLTRVTDKRHVRHDLADIFCTSVEGVRGQRAVEWRLVDAVAKPAQFAAAVQERAAQLAAASDRPASGKGVALTRLERTDSADGIAYSHVDVKIDRSKRTATLTVKAPAGTQPADIAAIEAAGAAWWPLAVCRELDDAILNLRTNELDIGTWLLKTEGDAQAVLASDALMLAHKDHWLVRETIGALRRTLARLDVSSRSLFALVEAGSCFAGTLAELAFAADRSYMLALPDDAARAPKLVLNEFNFGFFPMVNDQSRLQRRFYEEAAPLDAARAAAGQPLDADEALKLGLVTAAPDDIDWDDEIRIAVEERAAMSPDALTGLEANLRFASRENMATRIFGRLTAWQNWIFNRPNAVGEKGALKVYGTGEKAGFDLNRV
- a CDS encoding 3,4-dehydroadipyl-CoA semialdehyde dehydrogenase; this translates as MTELLPNYIAGRWQGGSGAGTPLFDPVLGTELVRVDASGLDLAAAFAFAREQGGRALRALSYRERAGLLGAIVKVLQANRDAYYEIATANSGTVKNDSAVDIDGAIFTLGQYAKWGDALGDVRALRDGDAVKLGKEPVFQSQHLQVPTHGVALFINAFNFPSWGLWEKAAPALLSGVPVIVKPATATAWLTQRMVRDVVDAGVLPAGALSVICGSSAGLMDQLQPFDVVSFTGSAETAAVIRSHAAVAGRSVRANIEADSLNSALLLPGAAPGSEAFNLLVREVVREMTVKSGQKCTAIRRILVPAELYDAAAEAISAKLAGITVGNPRNESVRMGALVSRAQMKAVSEGLEALSAQASLLYDGRNTPLIDAEPSVAACIGPVLLGARDADAAQRVHDVEVFGPVATLLPYRDLAHGIALAHRGQGSLVTSLYGGDDAALAQAALAVAPSHGRVHVISPEVAQAHTGHGNVMPMSLHGGPGRAGGGAELGGLRALDFYHRRSAVQASPGVLAHLGL
- the boxB gene encoding benzoyl-CoA 2,3-epoxidase subunit BoxB; translation: MSTINYSEKIPNNVNLGEDRTLQRALEGWQPNFINWWDDVGPEGSTNHEVYLRTAVSVDPQGWAQFGHVKMRDYRWGIFLNPGDANREIHFGDHKGEKAWQDVPGEHRANLRRIIVTQGDTEPASVEQQRHLGLTAPSMYDLRNLFQINVEEGRHLWAMVYLLHKHFGRDGREEAEALLQRTSGDQDNPRILGAFNEKTPDWLAFFMFTYFTDRDGKFQLAALAESAFDPLARTTKFMLTEEAHHMFVGESGVSRVLARTAQVMNELKTDDPQKVRAAGAIDLGTIQRYLNFHYSVTIDLFGADQSSNAAIFYSSGLKGRYEEGKRGDDHVLKGQTYKVLEVKDGQLVEKDVPMLNALNEVLRDDFIKDSVAGVGRWNKVLEKAGIPTRLTVPHKAFNRQIGALAGIKMSPEGRVVNDMEWAAKRDEWLPSAEDFAFVASLMGRVVEPGKFAGWISPPVMGINRQPVDFEYVRFG
- a CDS encoding benzoate-CoA ligase family protein, with product MSPPARFNFAEHLFALNRGRAGRTAYIDDRGTLSYGQLEDRARRLAAALKAAGVRREERVLLLMLDSSDWPVSFLGCLYAGIVPVAVNTLLTPEDYAYMLEHSRAQAALVSGALLPTLQEAMGRGAHEVHTLIVSQPAGALPDGAQEFEAALAAALPMAAPAATACDDPGFWLYSSGSTGKPKGTVHTHANLWWTAELYGKPVLGLTENDVCFSAAKMYFAYGLGNALTFPLSVGATVVLMAERPTPDATFRRWVEHRPTVFFGAPTGFAGMLASPKLPAREAVALRMCSSAGEALPGEIAQRFKAHFGCEIIDGIGSTEMLHIFISNRPGDVRYGTTGKPVEGYEVELRGEDGRPVPDGEVGDLYIRGPSSALMYWCNREKSRETFQGGWTKSGDKYTRDPDGYYTYAGRSDDMLKVSGIYVSPFEVEATLMQHPAVLEAAVIGKEDADGLTKTKAFVVLKDGQSVGDEELKAFVKERLAPYKYPRFLEFVQELPKTATGKIQRFRLREREKQA
- a CDS encoding DUF4863 family protein, which produces MSSKEAFHQLIAGLAAEIAGRPLDEQLDQWLNATHGAGSARFEALRQACIGGVAEGWLCEREGGGIRYGRVFKAEDALHRFSVDVVDMQDIAGPHHTHPNGEIDLIMPLEGSPGATFDGRPAGCCVYGPGTAHQPTVANGRALVLYLLPEGQIKFTA
- a CDS encoding helix-turn-helix transcriptional regulator → MNEHVDAVLAPAPEEGHRAGNPAAPAAEAKNPLLAALGERVRNLRAQRGLTRKAVAIAADVSERHLANLEYGIGNASILVLQQVAGALHCSLAELVGDVTTSSPEWLLIRELLENRSEADLRRVRVAVGELLGTASVDPARHRRIALVGLRGAGKSTLGQMLADDLDVPFVELSRDIEKLAGCSVREIHDLYGTNAYRRYERRALEETIQIYGEVVIATPGGIVSDPATFNELLAHCTTVWLQAAPEEHMGRVAAQGDTRPMAASKEAMEDLRRILNGRAAFYSKADLSVDTSGKTLAQSFQALRAVARQSMGIA